A segment of the Vagococcus hydrophili genome:
GCGTAAAATATTTTGTGTAAATAGAAATTTTAGGTAGATAAAAAGAAAGTCCATTCTGTAAAATTAAAGTTACCACAACCGAAATTTTATAGGAGGACTTTCTCATGACTAATTTTACTACAGAAATTATGGAAACACTAATCAATAAAGGTGATTTGGATGACTTATTCCGTCGTCATCTAGAATTAGCTATCAATACACTGCTACAAGCTGAATTAACGGCTTTTCTTGATTATGAGAAATATGATCGCACTGGTTTTAATTCAGGTAATTCCCGAAATGGGAATTATTCTCGTTCATTTAAAACAGAGTATGGAGAATTAAATTTGGCAATTCCTAGAGATAGAAATGGAGAGTTTTCTCAACAAACGTTGCCTGCTTATAAAAGAAGTAACGACTCTTTAGAAACCACCATTATCCAATTATTTCAAAAAGGAATCACTATGTCTGAAATCTCTGAGTTGATTGAAAAAATGTATGGTCATTACTATACACCACAAACCATTTCCAATATCACTCAAATAGTATCTGAAGATGTTGTTGCTTTTAAAGAAAGGTCCTTAGAATCCCAATACTCAATCATTTTTATGGATGCTACTCACATTCCTTTAAAAAGACAAACTGTCTCAAAAGAAGCTGTATATATTGTCATAGGTATCCGACTGGATGGGACCAAAGAGGTTCTTGGGTTTAGTATTGCTCCAACTGAGTCTTCGTATGTTTGGAAAGAAATACTTCAAGACCTAAAAGACCGTGGTTTAGAAGAGGTTTTATTAGTCGTAACTGATGGTTTAAGCGGCATTGACGATAGTATCCATAGTATTTATCCAAATGCTCAATTTCAACAATGTTGTGTCCATATCTCTAGAAATATTGCTCATAAGGTTCGTGTTAGTGATCGACAAGAAGTCTGTAATGATTTTAAATTGGTTTATCAAGCAGCTTCAAAAGAAGAAGCTATGAATCAAATAAGTTTTATGATAGATAAATGGAAAA
Coding sequences within it:
- a CDS encoding IS256 family transposase, with the protein product MTNFTTEIMETLINKGDLDDLFRRHLELAINTLLQAELTAFLDYEKYDRTGFNSGNSRNGNYSRSFKTEYGELNLAIPRDRNGEFSQQTLPAYKRSNDSLETTIIQLFQKGITMSEISELIEKMYGHYYTPQTISNITQIVSEDVVAFKERSLESQYSIIFMDATHIPLKRQTVSKEAVYIVIGIRLDGTKEVLGFSIAPTESSYVWKEILQDLKDRGLEEVLLVVTDGLSGIDDSIHSIYPNAQFQQCCVHISRNIAHKVRVSDRQEVCNDFKLVYQAASKEEAMNQISFMIDKWKKQYPRVVKLLMNPAILTFYNFPPSIRRTIYSTNLIEGFNKQLKKYTKRKEQFPNEESLERFLVSQFNNYNQKFLCRIHKGFKEIQDTLESMF